A genomic segment from Paenibacillus sp. FSL K6-1096 encodes:
- a CDS encoding YnfA family protein produces the protein MVSAVLLFIAAGLAEIGGGYLVWLWLRESRPLWYGLAGSIILIAYGVIPTLQKFPSFGRVYAAYGGVFIVLAVLWGWLVDRKTPDLYDWIGAGICVIGVSVILWAPRH, from the coding sequence ATGGTATCCGCAGTGCTGTTGTTCATTGCCGCCGGGCTGGCCGAGATCGGCGGCGGTTACCTCGTCTGGCTCTGGCTGCGGGAATCGCGCCCGTTATGGTACGGACTGGCAGGCTCCATCATTCTGATTGCCTACGGGGTGATCCCGACACTGCAGAAGTTCCCTTCCTTCGGCCGGGTGTACGCCGCGTACGGCGGGGTGTTCATCGTGCTCGCCGTGCTGTGGGGCTGGCTGGTGGACCGGAAGACACCGGACTTATATGACTGGATCGGGGCCGGTATCTGCGTGATCGGGGTATCCGTCATTCTATGGGCGCCAAGGCACTAA
- a CDS encoding PQQ-dependent sugar dehydrogenase, with the protein MAITKIRLHSRTCLLRVTLVLLLTLLSACTSAAKEDKLQENGAEGSPPVNAQPDEAPGVSPGFPYTAETLASGLEVPWEMAFAPDGRIFITERSGSLRVIENGKLRDAPLLKLSDPFVSKGEGGLLGLALDADFGQNGRAYVYHTYRTEEGETANRVLQIQIGSASAEISRVLLDHIPGDTNHNGGRIKLGPDGNLYITTGDRYEPELAQDKNNLGGKILRITASGSIPGDNPWPGSPVYSMGHRNAQGLAWQPESGALYSSEHGQSSHDELNRIEAGANYGWPLIEGDETGDGQPELAAPLVHSGKETWAPSGMTFVTQGPWAGELLVANLAGQQLLRVSLPPAGGAPSMTSLFKEKYGRIRNVAEGPDGTLYLMTNNRDGRGNPQAQDDRLIALRPDWK; encoded by the coding sequence ATGGCTATAACCAAAATTAGGCTGCATTCCCGTACCTGTCTGCTGCGTGTAACACTGGTCCTGCTGCTGACGCTGCTGTCCGCCTGCACTTCTGCTGCGAAGGAGGATAAGCTGCAGGAGAACGGGGCAGAGGGCAGTCCGCCGGTTAACGCTCAGCCTGACGAAGCTCCGGGTGTATCGCCGGGTTTTCCCTATACTGCTGAGACTTTAGCCAGCGGACTGGAGGTTCCCTGGGAGATGGCGTTTGCACCGGACGGCCGGATTTTTATTACCGAGCGTTCCGGCAGCCTGCGTGTCATAGAGAACGGGAAGCTGCGCGATGCTCCGCTGCTGAAGCTCTCTGATCCTTTTGTCAGCAAGGGAGAAGGCGGGCTCTTGGGCCTCGCGCTGGATGCTGATTTTGGGCAGAACGGACGGGCTTATGTCTATCACACTTACCGCACCGAAGAGGGCGAAACGGCGAACCGGGTGCTGCAGATTCAGATTGGAAGCGCGTCAGCAGAGATCAGCCGGGTACTGCTGGATCATATACCAGGGGACACCAATCATAACGGCGGACGAATCAAGCTCGGGCCGGACGGGAATTTGTACATCACGACAGGTGACCGCTATGAGCCGGAGCTGGCGCAGGACAAGAATAATCTGGGCGGCAAAATCCTGCGGATTACGGCCAGCGGCTCCATCCCCGGGGACAACCCGTGGCCCGGATCGCCGGTCTACAGTATGGGTCACCGCAATGCCCAGGGGCTGGCCTGGCAGCCGGAAAGCGGGGCGCTCTACAGCTCCGAGCATGGCCAGTCCAGTCACGATGAGCTCAACCGCATTGAGGCCGGAGCCAATTATGGCTGGCCGCTGATCGAAGGCGATGAGACCGGTGACGGCCAGCCGGAGCTGGCAGCTCCGCTGGTTCACAGCGGGAAGGAGACCTGGGCTCCATCAGGCATGACCTTCGTTACGCAGGGGCCCTGGGCTGGTGAGCTGCTGGTTGCAAATCTGGCCGGGCAGCAGCTCCTGAGGGTATCGCTGCCGCCAGCGGGCGGAGCACCTTCAATGACCAGCCTGTTCAAGGAAAAGTACGGGCGAATCCGTAATGTGGCGGAAGGGCCGGATGGTACCCTGTACCTTATGACCAACAACCGCGACGGCAGAGGCAATCCGCAGGCGCAGGATGACCGGCTGATTGCGCTGCGTCCGGACTGGAAGTGA
- a CDS encoding methyl-accepting chemotaxis protein, giving the protein MFGLKKSISRKFTLLLFAVLLLTSLTLSISFYTISIGIINSYVMPQIDKSLTAAAQDTYKNLNATNAQQTLNKNEQARTNVEFYFEDKRKNLDVDTIFLINLQDGKATVLIADHGAKLKPDEAIKVTPAMEQAAKGKAGLSDLYEDSHGIHKTAYVGVPGTTMIVAASADMDFIKDKMSSILWTSAGITLLALVVGVTAAGFMSRRITRPISKLAAYSNKLAEGDFTEALTIKGSDEVGQLSESFRIMSERLKEMIGHVLDTSGTVVADSNDLKARVQVLNTMAEHSTASVEEIGKGSAMIASSAMDNSRAMDEINMGIQHIASAAGEVTEQINEASSEAQSGNEIAQTAVEQMRQVGQASEQSLEQFRLMNERSLMIGEVVQGITEITKQIQMLSLNASIEAARAGEHGRGFAVVAGEVRKLSEQSKESNEQIREFLLSLQEDMNRSVSEMNHVNAEVSSGLNKVVEAGNAFNHLLILIQSINNSIQSVSAATQQISAGTEEVSASVEETAQITAKSRQNADTLAGNSARQHEELEGHARTVEHLYQQAVKLQQAVEQFKI; this is encoded by the coding sequence GTGTTTGGCCTCAAAAAATCAATAAGCCGCAAGTTTACGCTATTGCTGTTTGCCGTATTGCTGCTCACTTCCCTAACGTTAAGTATCAGCTTCTACACGATATCGATTGGAATCATTAACAGCTATGTGATGCCGCAGATCGATAAGTCTCTGACCGCCGCTGCCCAGGATACATATAAGAACCTGAATGCCACCAATGCGCAGCAGACGCTGAACAAGAATGAACAGGCCCGGACCAATGTCGAATTCTATTTCGAGGACAAGCGTAAGAATCTGGATGTGGATACTATCTTCCTCATCAATCTGCAGGATGGGAAGGCCACTGTCCTGATCGCGGACCATGGCGCCAAGCTGAAGCCGGATGAAGCTATCAAAGTAACCCCCGCTATGGAACAGGCTGCCAAGGGCAAAGCCGGACTTAGTGACCTCTATGAAGATAGCCATGGTATACATAAGACTGCCTATGTCGGAGTTCCCGGAACGACCATGATTGTAGCCGCAAGCGCAGATATGGACTTCATCAAAGACAAGATGAGCAGCATTCTGTGGACCAGTGCCGGAATTACCCTTCTTGCCCTGGTGGTAGGAGTTACTGCCGCAGGCTTCATGAGCCGCAGAATTACCCGCCCGATCAGTAAGCTGGCTGCCTACAGCAACAAGCTGGCCGAAGGGGACTTCACCGAAGCGCTTACGATCAAAGGCAGTGACGAAGTCGGCCAGCTCTCGGAGAGCTTCCGGATCATGAGCGAACGGCTGAAGGAGATGATCGGGCATGTGCTGGACACCTCCGGCACCGTCGTCGCGGATTCCAATGATCTCAAGGCGCGCGTTCAGGTTCTGAATACGATGGCTGAGCATTCCACAGCCTCAGTCGAGGAGATCGGCAAGGGCAGCGCCATGATCGCCAGCAGTGCAATGGACAATTCGCGGGCCATGGATGAGATTAATATGGGTATCCAGCATATCGCCTCCGCTGCCGGGGAGGTTACCGAGCAGATCAACGAAGCTTCTTCAGAAGCCCAGAGCGGCAATGAGATTGCCCAGACGGCAGTGGAGCAGATGCGCCAGGTGGGACAGGCCTCTGAGCAGTCGCTGGAGCAATTCCGGCTGATGAATGAACGCTCGCTGATGATTGGCGAGGTCGTGCAGGGCATCACCGAAATTACAAAGCAGATTCAGATGCTGTCGCTCAACGCTTCCATTGAAGCCGCCCGCGCCGGGGAGCATGGCCGGGGCTTCGCTGTCGTGGCCGGAGAGGTCCGCAAGCTGTCTGAGCAATCCAAGGAATCCAACGAGCAGATCCGTGAATTCCTGCTCAGCCTGCAGGAGGATATGAACCGTTCCGTGTCCGAGATGAACCATGTCAACGCAGAGGTGTCCTCCGGGCTGAACAAGGTGGTCGAGGCGGGCAATGCCTTCAATCACCTGCTGATCCTCATCCAGAGCATCAATAACAGCATCCAGTCCGTATCGGCCGCCACCCAGCAGATCTCGGCAGGCACCGAGGAGGTCAGCGCATCTGTTGAGGAGACTGCACAGATTACAGCCAAGTCCCGGCAGAACGCCGACACCCTGGCCGGCAACTCCGCCCGCCAGCACGAGGAGCTGGAAGGCCATGCCCGGACCGTCGAGCATCTCTACCAGCAGGCCGTGAAGCTGCAGCAGGCGGTTGAGCAGTTTAAGATTTAA
- a CDS encoding cobyric acid synthase, which yields MKDTYADQAAAGPAASRGAVLMIQGTASDVGKSLVTAAIGRIMTRDGYRTAPFKSQNMALNSYVTADGLEIGRAQGMQAEAFGITATSDMNPILLKPSGEMSAQIVVHGVPHAALSAREYREKFLPEAKATVMDALERLRETYDIVLMEGAGSPAEINLKSRDIVNMNLAGWADAPVLLVADIDRGGVFAFIVGTLELLEPHERARVKGFIINKFRGDVSLLQPGLDWLEERTGIPVLGVLPFLPQLRIEAEDSVVLERTSGKQREGAEEVIDIAVIRYPRISNFTDFDPLEDEPDTTVRYVQSADELGTPDVILLPGTKNTAADLRYLREQGIPQAIEQALGLGTQQLAGICGGYQMLGGRLLDPHAVESAEPGETEGLGYLPLSTSFLQQKTTVRVSGGLAADHPLRLNTAAPGAPEELPVTGYEIHMGTTMNHDPSSVRSLFTLTGPDGQAVPEGWGTPDGRVWGSYLHGLFHNDELRRSWLDGLRIAKGLAPLTATFSAAALREQEFDRLADAVQAHLDMAAVYRILGLPAGGE from the coding sequence ATGAAAGATACATATGCAGACCAAGCTGCCGCCGGGCCAGCAGCGAGCCGGGGCGCGGTGCTCATGATTCAGGGCACCGCCTCCGATGTCGGTAAGAGCCTGGTCACTGCTGCCATCGGGCGGATTATGACCCGGGACGGCTACCGCACCGCGCCGTTCAAATCGCAGAATATGGCGCTGAATTCCTATGTGACGGCGGACGGTCTGGAGATTGGCCGCGCCCAGGGGATGCAGGCGGAGGCCTTCGGCATTACCGCGACCAGTGACATGAATCCGATTCTGCTGAAGCCCTCCGGCGAGATGAGCGCGCAGATTGTGGTGCACGGAGTGCCTCATGCCGCGCTCAGCGCGAGGGAGTACCGGGAGAAGTTCCTCCCGGAGGCCAAAGCCACTGTCATGGATGCCCTGGAGCGCCTGCGGGAGACATACGATATCGTGCTGATGGAAGGCGCAGGCAGCCCGGCGGAGATCAACCTCAAGAGCCGGGATATCGTCAATATGAATCTGGCAGGCTGGGCTGATGCCCCGGTGCTGCTGGTGGCTGACATTGACCGGGGCGGCGTCTTCGCCTTCATTGTCGGGACGCTGGAGCTGCTGGAGCCGCACGAGCGTGCCCGGGTCAAGGGCTTCATTATCAATAAATTCCGCGGGGATGTCTCCCTGCTCCAGCCCGGACTGGATTGGCTGGAGGAGCGGACAGGCATTCCTGTGCTGGGAGTACTGCCGTTCCTGCCGCAGCTGCGGATTGAGGCGGAGGACTCGGTGGTTCTGGAGCGGACATCAGGCAAGCAGCGCGAGGGGGCAGAGGAGGTAATAGATATCGCGGTGATCCGCTATCCCCGGATATCCAACTTCACCGACTTCGATCCGCTGGAGGATGAACCGGATACAACGGTGCGTTATGTGCAGTCCGCAGACGAGCTGGGAACCCCGGATGTGATCCTGCTGCCGGGCACGAAGAACACAGCGGCAGACCTTCGTTATCTGCGGGAGCAGGGAATCCCTCAGGCGATAGAACAGGCGCTGGGCCTGGGCACACAGCAGCTGGCCGGCATCTGCGGCGGATATCAGATGCTGGGGGGCAGGCTGCTGGACCCCCATGCCGTCGAGAGTGCCGAGCCGGGGGAGACCGAAGGTCTCGGGTATCTGCCGCTGTCCACGTCGTTCCTCCAGCAGAAGACAACCGTCCGGGTCAGCGGCGGGCTGGCAGCAGACCATCCGCTGCGGCTAAACACAGCAGCTCCCGGAGCACCGGAGGAGCTGCCTGTCACCGGCTACGAGATTCATATGGGAACAACCATGAATCACGACCCCTCTTCCGTCCGCAGCCTGTTCACTCTAACCGGACCGGACGGGCAGGCGGTGCCGGAGGGCTGGGGAACACCGGACGGCCGTGTCTGGGGCAGCTACCTGCACGGGCTGTTCCATAATGATGAGCTGCGCCGGAGCTGGCTGGACGGGCTGCGCATAGCCAAAGGACTGGCCCCGCTGACCGCCACCTTCTCAGCGGCTGCTCTGCGGGAGCAGGAATTCGACCGGCTGGCGGATGCTGTGCAGGCACATCTGGATATGGCTGCGGTCTACAGGATCTTGGGCCTGCCTGCGGGAGGGGAATAG
- a CDS encoding RtcB family protein, whose protein sequence is MNSMKQQAGEMSRYKHEVALPGGDLKVYASEQLFGSLDYKVLEMANNNLQIPGIEYMSYTPDVHVGVGTCIGTTAVWDADSGYVSPSIVGSDIGCGMRVHLTNLHVDDLREVKLRRKLVRAIERYLPMEAQERGYYSDIRLENVVRKGLHGLPNKYVPDSYTPKKSSALSHVEIARLGFDEEILNELPDMAWHRGHRQLGTLGGGNHFVEIQAIEIAEDQRKVAEAWGLQDGQIAVMIHSGSRAWGGLVNQFCTPAFAKVMGQLGLGSADPRLIYAPLAHPQAQRYVNLMYSALNYAVVNRHLIAYGVREGFRDVFGPKCELRTLYDLMHNYAWEENTSAGTKFVHRKGATRALPADHADNPRVYAATGHPALIPGSMGTASYIMVGQPGGEENYYSICHGAGRIRSRSATKKLVTVQEFSRSMKVGTSEEIVVNQRSLESIIDESPQAYKNVDEIIESVTGAGLAAVVAKCKPLAAIKGTK, encoded by the coding sequence ATGAATAGCATGAAGCAACAAGCGGGAGAGATGTCCCGTTATAAACATGAGGTAGCCCTTCCGGGCGGCGACCTCAAGGTATACGCCAGTGAGCAATTGTTCGGCTCGCTGGATTATAAGGTCCTGGAAATGGCTAACAACAATCTGCAGATTCCCGGCATCGAATATATGAGCTACACGCCGGATGTGCATGTAGGCGTCGGAACCTGCATCGGTACAACGGCAGTCTGGGACGCAGATTCAGGTTATGTGTCGCCGTCCATTGTCGGCAGCGACATCGGCTGCGGGATGCGGGTGCATCTGACCAATCTGCATGTGGACGATCTGCGCGAGGTGAAGCTGCGCCGCAAGCTGGTCCGCGCCATCGAGCGGTATCTCCCGATGGAGGCCCAGGAGCGCGGCTATTACAGCGACATCCGGCTGGAGAATGTGGTGCGCAAGGGACTGCACGGCCTGCCGAACAAATATGTTCCTGACAGCTACACTCCGAAGAAGTCCAGTGCGCTGTCCCATGTGGAGATTGCCAGACTCGGCTTCGACGAAGAGATTCTGAATGAGCTGCCGGACATGGCCTGGCACCGGGGGCACCGCCAGCTTGGAACCCTTGGCGGCGGCAACCACTTCGTGGAGATCCAGGCGATTGAGATTGCGGAGGACCAGCGGAAGGTGGCGGAAGCCTGGGGGCTTCAGGACGGGCAGATTGCTGTGATGATCCACTCCGGCTCCCGGGCCTGGGGAGGACTGGTCAACCAGTTCTGCACCCCGGCCTTTGCCAAGGTCATGGGCCAGCTTGGGCTGGGCAGCGCCGACCCGCGCCTGATCTATGCGCCGCTGGCGCATCCGCAGGCACAGCGTTACGTTAATCTGATGTACTCGGCGCTGAATTATGCGGTGGTGAACCGCCATCTGATCGCTTATGGTGTCCGTGAAGGCTTCCGTGACGTCTTCGGCCCGAAATGCGAGCTGCGCACCCTCTACGATCTGATGCACAATTATGCCTGGGAAGAGAACACCTCCGCAGGCACCAAGTTCGTGCACCGCAAGGGGGCGACCCGCGCGCTGCCCGCTGACCATGCGGACAATCCGCGTGTGTACGCGGCAACCGGACATCCGGCGCTGATTCCCGGCTCGATGGGCACCGCCTCCTATATCATGGTCGGCCAGCCCGGCGGGGAAGAGAATTATTATTCCATTTGCCATGGTGCCGGCCGTATCCGCTCCCGTTCAGCCACGAAGAAGCTGGTGACTGTCCAGGAATTCTCGCGGTCGATGAAGGTGGGGACGAGTGAAGAGATTGTGGTGAACCAGCGTTCCCTGGAATCTATCATTGACGAATCTCCCCAAGCCTATAAGAATGTAGATGAGATCATAGAAAGCGTTACGGGCGCCGGCCTGGCTGCCGTGGTGGCCAAGTGCAAGCCGCTCGCAGCGATAAAGGGGACGAAATAA
- a CDS encoding YqkE family protein, whose protein sequence is MAKKKKNPPAPRPAATDAPTTLKDMLSGEVLEKLKAQSDALKAEERDKKEAALKAAEDKRKAEQKRLENDFGHLLENSSQDWSKFK, encoded by the coding sequence ATGGCTAAAAAGAAGAAGAATCCCCCGGCTCCGCGCCCTGCGGCAACGGATGCTCCTACAACCCTTAAGGATATGCTGAGCGGCGAGGTGCTGGAGAAGCTGAAGGCGCAGTCCGATGCGCTTAAGGCCGAAGAACGGGACAAGAAGGAGGCTGCCCTGAAGGCGGCGGAGGACAAGCGGAAGGCCGAGCAGAAGCGGCTGGAGAACGATTTCGGGCACCTGCTGGAGAACAGCAGCCAGGACTGGTCCAAATTTAAATAA
- a CDS encoding queuosine precursor transporter: MFNLLWGILFVVVNFGFFLLCYRLFGKKGLYAWVGMATVVANIQVAKTIAMPFDIVMTLGNTMYVTLYMTSDLLNERYGRKEARSAVWFGFFTLLMTTVIMQMVLVFEPQETDIAQSSLQTIFGLMPRLALGSLSAYFISQFLDVRLYSWIRKYYGSSRQLWIRSNGSTMVSSFVDTLIFCTIAFAGTYDLRVWTEILLTTYVSKFLLTAAGTPVLYIGRSFKFAEEEQTSSPQEPGNRIA; encoded by the coding sequence ATGTTTAACCTGTTGTGGGGTATTTTATTTGTTGTTGTTAATTTCGGGTTTTTTCTGCTCTGCTACCGGTTATTCGGCAAAAAAGGGCTCTACGCCTGGGTAGGTATGGCCACTGTGGTCGCTAATATCCAGGTCGCCAAGACGATTGCGATGCCGTTCGATATTGTCATGACGCTGGGGAATACGATGTATGTCACCCTGTATATGACCAGTGACCTGCTGAACGAGCGATATGGCCGCAAAGAAGCGCGAAGCGCCGTGTGGTTCGGCTTCTTCACCCTGCTGATGACGACCGTCATTATGCAGATGGTGCTTGTGTTTGAGCCGCAGGAGACGGATATTGCCCAATCCTCGCTGCAGACGATCTTCGGCCTGATGCCGCGGCTGGCGCTGGGCAGCCTGAGTGCTTATTTTATCAGCCAGTTCCTGGATGTACGGCTCTACTCGTGGATACGGAAGTACTACGGGAGCTCGCGGCAGCTATGGATCCGCTCGAACGGCAGCACGATGGTCAGCTCTTTTGTTGATACGCTGATCTTCTGTACCATTGCCTTCGCGGGGACGTATGATCTGAGGGTCTGGACCGAGATTCTGCTGACCACCTATGTATCGAAGTTCCTGCTCACAGCAGCAGGCACACCGGTGCTGTACATTGGCCGTTCCTTCAAGTTTGCCGAAGAGGAACAGACATCATCACCGCAAGAGCCTGGAAACCGTATTGCCTGA
- a CDS encoding helix-turn-helix domain-containing protein, producing the protein MKSTELCPRLQKSMDLIGRRWTGLIIYQLLQGPQRFGEIEAALPVSGRLLSERLKELEQEGIVLREVFPETPVRIQYSLTGKGRALESVIHDLQVWSEAWITEEECRPAPSAST; encoded by the coding sequence ATGAAATCCACAGAGCTATGTCCAAGGTTACAAAAAAGCATGGATCTTATCGGCAGACGCTGGACGGGCTTAATCATCTATCAGCTGCTCCAGGGTCCCCAGCGTTTCGGCGAGATTGAAGCCGCGCTGCCGGTCAGCGGCCGCCTGCTGTCTGAACGGCTGAAGGAGCTGGAGCAGGAGGGCATCGTGCTGCGCGAGGTTTTCCCGGAGACGCCTGTGCGGATTCAATATTCGCTGACCGGCAAGGGCCGGGCACTGGAATCCGTCATCCATGATCTGCAGGTGTGGTCGGAAGCCTGGATCACGGAAGAGGAATGCCGCCCCGCACCCTCTGCTTCAACCTAA
- a CDS encoding N-acetyltransferase family protein, whose product MDWQGYSIEDATIEDLGAIVDIYNSTVAGRMVTADLEPVSVEDRVRWFHEHNSHHRPLWVLRHGGEIVAWFSFQSFYGRPAYSGTAEISVYVNEKFRGSGAGSILLAKAVEECPRLGLQNLVGFVFGHNEPSLGLLRKFGFQEWGLLPGVAVLDGIPRDLVIIGRKL is encoded by the coding sequence ATGGATTGGCAGGGTTATAGCATAGAGGATGCTACAATAGAGGATTTGGGGGCGATTGTGGACATCTACAATTCCACCGTGGCCGGGCGGATGGTGACTGCGGATCTTGAGCCGGTAAGTGTGGAGGACCGGGTGAGATGGTTCCATGAGCATAACAGCCATCACCGGCCGCTCTGGGTGCTGCGGCATGGCGGAGAGATTGTCGCCTGGTTCAGCTTCCAGTCCTTCTACGGCCGTCCTGCCTATAGCGGCACTGCGGAGATTAGTGTCTACGTTAACGAGAAGTTCCGCGGCAGCGGCGCCGGAAGTATTCTGCTGGCCAAAGCGGTGGAGGAGTGCCCGCGCCTTGGCCTGCAGAACCTTGTCGGCTTCGTGTTCGGCCATAATGAGCCAAGCCTGGGTCTGCTGCGGAAGTTCGGATTCCAGGAGTGGGGCCTGCTGCCCGGCGTCGCCGTATTGGACGGTATTCCGCGCGATCTGGTGATCATCGGGCGCAAGCTGTGA
- a CDS encoding SDR family oxidoreductase, which yields MQGKTVLVTGANSGMGLATTVEMARRGATVIMACRSRKRGEEALAEAVRQSGSDNIRLMLCDLASFASIREFAAEFTAAYPVLDVLINNAGVMVFRRELTADGYELDLGVNHLGHFLLTLLLLDRLKAAAQGRIVVVASGAYKIGKLYLDDHTLSRGFTAAKAYGRSKLANILFTRELAERLKGTGVTVNCLHPGAVGTSIGVSRETGFGHRLMKLVGVLFQTSEQGADTAIYLATAPELREVSGQYYYRRKIKELSPRAKDPEAAARLWQWSLEQTGLA from the coding sequence ATGCAAGGAAAAACAGTGCTGGTCACCGGAGCGAACTCCGGTATGGGGCTGGCTACTACCGTAGAGATGGCCCGCCGGGGCGCCACGGTCATCATGGCCTGCCGCAGCCGCAAGCGGGGGGAGGAGGCTCTGGCGGAAGCGGTGCGGCAGAGCGGATCAGACAACATCCGGCTGATGCTGTGCGATCTCGCTTCGTTCGCCAGTATCCGCGAGTTTGCCGCGGAATTCACCGCCGCATACCCTGTGCTTGATGTGCTGATCAACAACGCCGGAGTAATGGTCTTTCGGCGGGAGCTGACGGCGGATGGTTACGAGCTGGATCTGGGTGTCAATCATCTGGGCCATTTCCTGCTTACTCTGCTGCTGCTGGACCGGCTCAAGGCAGCTGCACAGGGGCGGATTGTAGTTGTCGCTTCGGGAGCGTACAAGATCGGCAAGCTCTATCTGGACGATCATACCTTATCCCGCGGCTTCACTGCCGCGAAGGCGTATGGCCGTTCCAAGCTGGCGAATATTTTGTTCACCCGCGAGCTGGCGGAACGCTTGAAGGGGACGGGCGTCACGGTGAATTGTCTGCATCCGGGAGCGGTGGGGACGAGCATCGGCGTCAGCCGGGAGACAGGCTTCGGGCACAGGCTGATGAAGCTGGTGGGTGTCTTGTTCCAGACATCGGAGCAGGGTGCAGATACGGCCATTTATCTGGCAACTGCACCTGAGCTGAGGGAAGTAAGCGGCCAATATTATTACCGCCGCAAGATTAAGGAGCTGAGCCCGAGGGCGAAGGACCCGGAAGCGGCTGCACGGCTATGGCAGTGGAGTCTGGAGCAGACCGGGCTTGCCTGA
- a CDS encoding Xaa-Pro peptidase family protein: protein MNLALQKLEQDMAGECLDALLVTDPKHVYYLTGFASNPHERFLGLLLIRGEEPVLIVPALDAEAAHAASSVQTILTHSDTDNPYALLKSRLGNTGLGSFGIEKEHFSVSRYEQLAEAVGAGSYTDIGHLLRAMRAVKTPEEVAIMKQAAEQVEEVLRRGLAHVKAGISEIELVAELEYLMKKVGASGPSFDTMVLSGPKTALPHGVPGERQIQPGDLLMFDLGVYTGGYASDITRTFAVGEVDSKLRDIYNTVLAANEAGIAASVAGATFGSVDQAARAVIEAAGYGEYFMHRVGHGLGMDTHEYPSLHGLNTDVIENGNVFTVEPGIYVPNLGGVRIEDDVLVTAEGPQTLTSFPKEWTVLSL, encoded by the coding sequence ATGAATCTGGCTCTGCAAAAACTGGAGCAGGACATGGCAGGCGAATGCCTGGATGCCCTGCTCGTCACTGATCCCAAGCATGTATACTACCTGACGGGCTTCGCCAGCAACCCGCATGAACGCTTCCTGGGCCTGCTGCTGATCCGCGGCGAAGAGCCGGTGCTGATCGTACCTGCGCTGGATGCCGAAGCGGCCCATGCCGCCTCCTCGGTGCAGACGATCCTGACACACAGCGATACGGACAACCCGTACGCGCTGCTGAAGTCACGCCTCGGTAACACTGGCCTTGGCAGCTTCGGCATCGAGAAGGAGCACTTCTCCGTCAGCCGGTATGAGCAGCTGGCCGAAGCTGTGGGCGCGGGCTCTTACACGGATATCGGCCATCTGCTCCGGGCGATGCGTGCGGTCAAGACACCGGAGGAAGTGGCCATTATGAAGCAGGCCGCCGAGCAGGTAGAGGAGGTGCTCCGCCGCGGCCTGGCGCATGTCAAGGCCGGGATCAGTGAGATTGAGCTGGTGGCCGAGCTGGAATATCTGATGAAGAAGGTTGGCGCATCCGGCCCTTCCTTCGACACCATGGTCCTGTCCGGTCCGAAGACTGCGCTGCCGCATGGCGTTCCGGGCGAACGTCAGATTCAGCCGGGCGATCTGCTCATGTTCGATCTGGGGGTATACACCGGGGGCTACGCCTCCGACATTACCCGCACCTTTGCCGTAGGCGAAGTGGACAGCAAGCTGCGGGACATCTACAATACCGTGCTGGCCGCCAACGAAGCAGGGATTGCTGCCTCCGTGGCCGGAGCAACCTTCGGTTCGGTGGATCAGGCGGCGCGCGCTGTCATTGAAGCCGCCGGCTACGGGGAATACTTCATGCACCGTGTCGGACACGGGCTGGGCATGGATACCCATGAGTATCCTTCATTGCACGGACTGAACACCGATGTGATCGAGAACGGCAATGTGTTCACCGTAGAGCCGGGAATCTATGTGCCGAATCTGGGCGGGGTGCGCATTGAGGATGATGTGCTGGTGACCGCCGAAGGTCCGCAGACCCTGACCAGCTTCCCCAAGGAATGGACCGTGCTGAGCCTGTAG